In the Rhododendron vialii isolate Sample 1 chromosome 2a, ASM3025357v1 genome, TTCCAATTGActgattgattttgttttttgggtgtaGAAGccgaataataataataataatgggtTGAAGCCACGCCCGCCCAAATCGGCGTCGAAGCCGGCCTCGTCGAACCCAGAGGAGCTTGAGATAGAGATCGCGGAGGTGTTGTACGGGATGATGACTCAATCGCACAACAACAGTTCTTCGAAGAAGGATGTTGTTGGTAGCGATTCGGTCAGTCTTGATGCAAGAGAGATgaacaacaacagcaacaaaTCGAGGGTTTCGTCTCCGATCTCCAACTCGACATCGCAGTTGCCCCAAAATTCAAGCTCTTCTGCTGCTCCTCTCTCTGCCGTTGGTCCGTTTCTTCGCCATTTTCAGCTCAATCGATTCGTATATATATACCATGTAGAGTTGCCTCTCTATACGGCCCCTTTTGGATTGAGGGttttggtgagaaaagaaaaaggaggaggatcTCACCATTTCtctcaaaaaaatgagagttcAATTCCTCTGTAACTCTGTACTGGTGCATTTCCGGCCTTGGATCGCATAAAAATTCTCACACAATCTAATGACCCAAAATACACCGGTACAAAGGTACACCAATTCCTCGGTACAAAGGATTTGAGGGAAAAAATTGATGCGATTTGATGAGAGACCATAtacctttcttttctcatgagATCACTCAGTTCAAAGGGGCAACAGAAGGGTCTCTGTATTTTCTGGGAATTTGGctgattttgagatttttgttGTGGGTTGAAATGAGCAGCACCGAAGAGGAAAAGGCCGCGGCAAGTAAGTGACAATCTGGGTAGCAGTTTCAGTGTTCGGCACGGCCCAATTTCGTCTATGACAAAAGTTGAGGTCGATTTACCACCGAAGAAGGAAATTTCGTCACCTACTGTGGGATCTGCAGCTGAAAATGGTGGCGTTCCACTTGATTTTGCCAATTCTCAGGTGGGTCCACCTCCGTCGGAGCTGCCGGATTCGAGCCGGGATGTGGGTCTGGCCAAGGAGGAGGCGGCGGTTACCTCTCCAAAGAAGGAATCGCCTGCGGTTAGACCAGACAGTGATCGTGAAATTGCGACAGTGACTGAAGCGTGAGGATTGTTAAAGATTTTGCGTTTTCATTAATTTctattcacttttttttgtttttggtcagAGCAACTCTAATaaagattttgggtgttttctgTAGGGAGCCAACAATCTCCACGTTTGAAAGCAAGCGAGAAGAAAAATTCGAGATCGATCTGATGGTGAGGATGAAGATTCAATAcaatcttcttctcttttttgacTTAGgctttttttagagatttttgaagatttttgtttttgacttttttttccgCTTGTTGTAGGCTCCGCCTCCACAGATGAGATCATCGCCAGAAAGGGAAGGAGAGATCAATTTTGGCTCTGTTTTGGAGCAGAAACCGTTGACTAGGAATAAGGAAGGTGAAAATGCCGTAAAAAGTGGCAGAGAAGAGGCTGTGAATGCGGAACCTGAGCAAAAAAGGGCAAAAGTGACGGTGGAAGAAGGTGAATCGGAGAGGAAACCAGTCCTTGTGAATAAGGAGAGGAAGATTAATCTTCAGCTTAATTTGGAAAAGCATGAAAGGGATGTCAAATTAAACCCGGATGTTCACAAAccacaacagcagcagcaaccaAAACCTGTAAAGGATGAGCTGCCGCATTCCGAAAAAATCGGTATGTTAAAAATTCTCGATTGGAGAAAATCTTTTTCAGTGGGTTTTGCTGATTCAGTGGGTTTTCCCAAATTTGGCGAGTGATTCTTTCTTGGAATTTAGAGTTCTCCGTTTGTCTTTGAAACAATCTGTTTTAGGTTGGGATTTTTGGCTTTGTGGGTTTTGCTTATTTAGTTGACATTGTTGTCACTTGTTTTAATTTGCAGCTCAATCTGGCTCTGTGCCTTTGCCCATGTCTGTGGCTAGCTGGCCCGGAGGGCTTCCGCCAATGGGGTATGCATGCTCAGATTCAATTGTTACATGTTGGTTTTGTCGCTCCATTAGTACTATCAAGATATCCATATCATTGGGTTTATGAACTGTTCTCTAAATTTGTCATTTCTTCTTGTAGCACATATATGGCACCTTTACGAGGAGTTGTATCCATGGATGGAAACACAGTATCTCCTGCACCAATACAGGTATGACAtagctttttatttgtttcaaacTCTTTGGTGTTTTGTTAGAAATGGgatttgattttcttgaagCCATGTATCGGTTAATTGAGATgatgttttttcattttgttgtttttggatGCTTTGGTGCTTCCTTAAGTTGCTCCAATGCTCATGACCGAATCTGTGttcttgttctctctctctctctctctctctctctctctcttgtgcaTTTGTGCAGCCGCTGTTCTCTCACCCACGACCTAAAAGGTGTGCAACACATTGCTACATTGCTCGCAACATTCATTACCTCCAGCAATTCATGAAGATGAACCCGTTCTGGCCACCTGCAGCTGGTTCTGCTGCATCGTTGTTTGGGGCGAAACCTTGTAATCTCAATCTTATGCCATCTGCAGAATTGCAAGGAAACAATGCCGGCAAAATATTGAACTCTGTGCAGGAAAAGGGTCAGGGACTGTCAATCTTCCCCAGTCAGTCTGCGAAAGACAAAGGGTCTCAAGCTAACAACATTGCCGACGCACAGAGGAAGCAGCAACAGATTATGCTTCAGCAAGCTTTGCCCCCTGGCGCACCTAGCAATATACTGGTACTTCTCTTCCTTCACCTCTGGAACTTGCTGGTTCATTTACtgtttcaaaaatagttttccaGACTTTTCAGGGAACTACTTGAAATCACAATAAAGTCTTATTCATTTGGGGTTTCTGGAAATCGCTTTATAATCATTTTTGCTGAatgctttttaaatttttttttaaagaagaatGCAAATGCTCGTGGTTCTCACATCagattttttccctttttctgaCAATTTGGAAACAACATTTGATTCCCGGGAACTGGTACTGTCCTCATGAAAATTCTAAACTAACTTTCAAAAACTATCTAGCTATAAGGCAtccaaatgaagagaaaaatgttGAATTGTTTTCGTATTTTAAAGTGgtttttgagaaaaatgaaTATCTTTTTGGTGTTTTCTTTAGAAATGGGGGGTTGTCTTAAGATTTCCTTAATGACAATTTTCCAAATCCATCAACCAAACTAGTTTTCTGGATGATGTTCTAGAAAATCTTTCTCTGAAACAACACTTAAAATCCCAAATGCTGTTTCTAGTTTGCTGAATCAATTGTTTAGAGCCTTGTCTAACTTAGTTTTTATGTCTCTCCCTAGCATGGACCTGCTTTCATATTCCCGTTGAACCAGCAACAGGCAGCAGCGGCCGCCGCGGCTGCTTCTGTTCGACCTGGATCTGTTAAGCCTCCTACATCTTCAGGAAATGTAGCCGCCTCCACCGCATCTACTTCTGCTTCCGTGAGTGGATCAACAACAGCACCCCCAGCTGCCACTGCAGTAACTTTCAGTTACCCCAATATGCCCGCAAGTGAAACCCAGTTCTTAGCCATATTACAGAACAACCCATACCCTTTTCCGATTCCATCTGTCGGAGCGCCACCCACATATCGAGGAACCCAAGCTCAAGCAATGCCTTTCTTCAACGGTTCTTTCTATTCTTCTCAGATGATGCACCCAGCTCAGctccagcagcagcagcaacaacagcagCTGTCCGCTCAGCAACAGAATACCTCCAGCGGTTCTTCTTCATCACAGAAGCATTTGCATagtcagcagcagcagcagcagcagcagcagcagcagagaCCACAAGGCAGTAGCGGGAACAACCTCCATAACTTTCCTGCTCCGAAGAAGACGAATCAACACATGACAAATGCTGAGGTGGGTGGTGAAGATAGCCCTTCTACTGCTGATAGTAGAGTTTCTCGCGCTTCAAAGGGTGTCTACAGTCAGAATTTCGCTGCAATGTCAATGCCAATTCACACCCAGAATTTTGCATTGATGAGCCCTGCTCCTCTCTCGGTTTTAGGTGGTGCTGCCAGTGGTGGTGGAAATCAAGGTGAAAAgaaacaacagcagcaacaacaacaacagggTTTGAAGGCTGGAGTTGAATCTATAACCCCTCAGACTTTTGCCATGTCATTTGGGTCAATGAGTGGTGTTGACATGTCTTCGGTGGCGCAAAATCATGCAATGCTCCAGAGTCTACCAGACTCTACGAGGCATAGCATTCAGATGATGGCCGTCGCCCAAGCCGCCAACCAGAAGAAGAATTTCCGTGTCTCCGAGGAAGCTAAAACTGCCTCCGCCATCGGCGATACCTCTACTAACCCagatgaagagaaaaagaactCAACGGTGAAGCCGCCATCAACTGTTGGGCAGCAATCCATTGTTTTCTCAAGAACAGATGTACCAGACTCCATATCCTCCGCTTCTCTGCGGGCCACACGTACCTCATCTACACCAAATGCAATGGCCACTGCGAATGCGCCTCCCAACTCTCCGCTGCAAGCTCAACTGCAGTTTCAGCAGCATCAGCAGGTGATGCATCAGCTCCAGAAGCAACaccaacagcagcagcagcagctggtGGCTGCTGCAGCAGCTGTAAGGAATAAGACTCCATCCACGAGTAATGGTAGTGTTTACAGTGATCATTTGGCGTCATCAGCCAAAATTCCGAATGGGCTTTCTAATTTCCAGCAAAATCTTGTGCAAAATAGCAGCAGCAGCTCAAGTCAGTCCCATCAGTGGAAGAATTCTTTGAAGACTGCCTCACAAGTCCCATCAACCACGTCATCGCTGAAAAATCCTCCTCCTCAACAACAAAATAGAACCCAACACAATCAAACTCAGATTTCTTTCGGGGGTACCCAAAAACAagcaacaccaccaccaccacaaggaCAACAAGCTGCCAATAGCCACCATGCCCCATCTCCTCCAATGGCCGTTGGCTCCCCCACAACTTCCTCTATCTCCAAGGGTGCCAGTGCAAGCCCAAGGACGACAACCACGCCCGCTTCAGCTGCCAGTAGATCCGCCCAACCTTCTGCATTGTCATCTCAGCCGCCCAAGAACTCGGCCTCAGTTGGCAGCAGAAATGTTTCATCAGTACTTAGCAATTCTCATGTTACCAATTCTCATGTTACCTCTTTCTCAAACACCTCCGCCAAGCCTCAAAtgcaacaacagcagcaacagaTGTTAATTTCTCATTTTATGCAAACCCAAGCTGCAAATCAACAACCTTTTTATTTACAAAGACGAATCTTTGAACAATCAAAACCAGTTTCTTCCGCCACATCATCTTCTACTGGGATGTTGTCGCTATGTTCTCCTACTACAGGATCTAATGCAAGCACTTCAGATGCAAAAGCAGTTGCTGCTTCCGCCACCTCTGCTGTTGCGAGCAATTTGAAAGGTGGTGCGTCGCCGTCACAGGGTattcttcattctgctgtgccACCGGGTTTCGCTTATGTTCATGCTGTTCCTTCTACGGGTCAGGTTAAACCAGCTGAGCAGAAACAACCTGCTGGTGAGTAGTactattccctttttttttcctttctagtaCAGTATTACATTGCACCCCTTGTCCTATTTTATAGCCCATTTTGATTGATTTATTTGGTGAGAAATTGGAATCGTGCTTGGTTTACAAGTTGGTTGATGAATGGGGAGAAAGAGGACACTTATTTCTCCAGTTTCTTGACCAAAAATGGCGAGATGGGGTagggaaaaaattaattttgttgtgTTCTTATTTTTCCAAATTATTGAGACTGCCCAATGTTTAGGTTTCTACTCATCCAAATAAAATAGTGAGAAGAAACTCAGTAACTTCTCTTAGGAAGACATACAATgataattgtttttttcttttcttgcgtAATTTCCAAAGTTTGTTGTGGAAAATGATCTTAGTTGTTGGAGATTTATATTAAATGGGGATTGTAATTTGTGAAGGCAACAGGGATTCCTTAACCAGGAAATGACAATTTGCGTACGTGCTGGCAGCCTGAGAAGAAATGGAAAAGAGCACCACAAGCATCGCTCGCTTGGCATCGAGATGGACTTTTTGGGACGAGGAATGCGCCATTTTGGTAACAACTTGAAGTCGAACGAGCCATTTTCGTAACAACTTGAATTGAAACGGGCAAAGGGTAGCGTTGTTCGTCAGATCTTGGATTGTGAATGAATGAATACAAATGTATCTATCTATGTACACTGTTGTGTGTATATCCGACAGGGTTGGTCTCAAGTCTAAATTAATTTCATTGGTTTTTGAGAGAGAAGTTATCAGATTTTTTGCATGGCTAGAGAGGAATGTTTGGTAAGAGACTTGAGACAAAAGAATGAAATACCAGACTTATCTTGAAATTTGTCTTTGCGCAGGGAATGGAAATCTAATCCTCTTTACTAATCTTTCTTGTTCCTTCTTTAGAGGTTCAATTTGTACTTGGAAAAAAAGCAGCTTAAAGCATCTTCTGTTTGCATGTATTTGGTGTAATGTTTTCggtgtatttattttttcctacgatgctgtgtgtgtgtgtgtgtgttggtgtATTGTGGGATATGCCATTGTAGTTTTGTTTGATTAGTTTGAGTGCAAAATGGGTGGTTGTGAGAAGGAGGTGCCTTGTTTTCTTTGCTCACTTCAAATTTCAGGATGTTGCTATCATTGTCGCAGTATAATATGGGCGACAAGTAGATGAGGACATGGGAAGAAACAGCAGAGCAGTTTCTAGTCTAGTGCTGTGAGTTTGGGTCTTTTGCTTGGATTGGTCATAAAGAGATAGATGTgtgttctagagagagagatagatgtgtgttctagagagagagagagagagagagagagagaggtggattTCCATGGGCCTTAAACCTAAAAGGAAGTGAAGGGTGTTACTTATTGTACTGGCACTGGGTTTGGCTTGAGGTAAGTGGTGGGACCATATCACTCCATAATTGTGTATAGTTCAGACACACCATAGCGAAGgagacttctttttttttttgggttagagGATTAGGGGCGTTTAGGTCAGCTTTAAATGCACTTCGACTAATTTCTTCTTCCATCCGTTCAAAGGCACGTTATCCACACTGggaataaaaattattttctcacGATTTGATCCCAAGAATTACAGTAATGCTAACCACACAAACAATAGCACACagaatgtgcacagattttgttgtggagtccatcatgggtctcacacaaatgattcgagctgttcattacatgtaaaatattttttcaagtaatcttgcaaaaaaatcagctcaatccgatacctataggtgtttaaaccaatcatctaacttttaattctaattttcagataattaaaagttaGATGAtcggatcgagcacctataggtatcagattgacttgatttttcaTGGGGatcattgaaaaaatattttacatttaataaacaattcggatcatttatgtgggacccgtggtgggccatacaacaaaatctgtgcacaatttgtacATTATTTGTTTGTGTGGACAAACTTACTGCAAGAATAGAATTAACCCCTGGTCAATTCTATGGATAGCAAACCCCACCAACCAATCAGATTAACTCTAAACACAAAATTTGTGGCGTGGGAGTTAAAAGTGGTGCGTCAATGTATTTTTAAGTCAATTATCTTGACCTAATAGTGATCATTACACCAATTATTCCGTAATTTGATGCTGGTCATTCTTTGAGTGAATTAGAcagttgaaaatattttccttaaGAGAAGCAAATCTTTCATTGCAAGATAATACCCCTTTTGTTAAAGCATCTTTTAATGTGACTTGAAagacttttttcaaaaattaaaggtCATTTAATTAAAATCGAAAGTGATGTTCACATGAGGAATCATTAGAGGTGGGGTATTCTTCCTCTTTTACTGATGGGGGAGCTAATCGAAAATCTTGAAACCATAGGGATgctttttttgtgcttttgaaGACAACGAATGTGGACAGTGGTGATTTGTCTTTGTGTAATGCAAGGATAAAAAAAACcagtggagttgacaaaagtagGTTGCTGAAAAGGGCTGGGGCTCTTTTATTGTCAGTATCTTACACGTGGCTTGTACCTATTTCACAGATaaagatttttataagttggtTATTTTATGGGCAGTGGAGGATAAGATAATAATATTATCTCTTCCTCAAAGGTACTAGGAGGAGAAGCTTCTAAATGTACACCTAAATTAGACTCCCTACACCctcatttttcttgtcttaAAACCATGCCCACATTGGTGGTCTGGACTTCGATGTATGGGGGTTCGCAAGATCGGACAGTGCACAGGAATTGTCGGCTGGGGAAGGATGGAGGAGGCGGAGGGAAGGTATTAACAAGAGTGGGGATAGAGGCTGTGAAAGATAGCGTGAGGAGTTTCAGTAAGATGAGAGAGGTGCTGAGAGTGGGGTTTCGGTGGTTTATAATAAGGTGCAAGGATCATTTGAGTCTGGAGAAATTGAAGATTAAGGAAATAGCTTCCGATGTGGTGTTTGCATATACAGGTATGGATTTAGCTCAATTCTGAAGCTTGGTTCGGATGTCACTTTGTGTTGCTTGGCTTCATATGTTGATGGACGTTAGCGATCGGACTAAGCCCAATCCTGGATTTAAAATAGGCTAAGTTGAACCAATGTGAATTTAGTTTGAGGGTCATTGTCAGCAGTTCTTCTCATCTAAGGGGTAAAAGTGGGAGAATGACTAACTTAAAAATCATTACACAGAAAAGTGCAGAAGGGCCCTAAATTTCCAACAAATTGTAATTCTCCCCCTATGACAAAGACCGTTTAGTGGGACCCAAATATAACTTCTTTAGCCTCTTTGCTTGAAAAATCCCACAGGGAGCAGGGAGGAAATAGTTTACAATTGGATGACAATTAAAAACAACCGGAAATCACGAATCTGTGGCCCCACGTAATGGGGACAATTATTCAGTGTTTCCCCACCCAACCTACGCATATGGACcatctaagtcacataatgcgtgGTTGCATGCACCACCGTATGCAGGCACGGGAGTGCGAGCGTAAGCGTCTTTCGAAAACCTTTGAAATAGTTACATTTGAATGACATTTTGGAACTCAGGGTGCGTGACGTCCCTTTGACGCACTACACCGAACAAGAATGGATGGAGATCTGTTCGTTAGAGatgtaatctgaaccgttcattgtCAAGTATGTACGGCCCAAATTGGCCACTCATGCTGGCACCCCAAATTCGACATTTTGATGCATTGCGTGAAGGACCCTACTAGGGCCGTGGGCCCCAACCGTTCAGTGGGTGGTCCCCGCTACGTGTGGCCGTGAATGCATTAGGCTCTTTGGGCCACGGGTCCACACCATTTTTATCTTATGTCAGTCGGGTCCACACCATTTACTTTGGTCCTTCTCGTTTTGGACCCGACTCCTCTCTTTTAGTTTGATAACTAGACGACAAACGGCTAGAAGCCGATTCAGTGGCGATCCTTTACTCACCTCCATGAGTGTAGTGATGGGTTCAACATCGGAGCTAAACGGCTTTTGTACGCCATGTTCAATTGCACGCAAAGAATGGAAAAGGGCGGAGAAATCAATTTTCCTGTGACTTTCCTCGTGTTCAGATAccaaaaaatttgtgaaaattatAACTTCAACTTTTTTGCTGAAAAATACATCTTGCTAAAAGCTACATGAATTTTAGTTTTCTTGCAAGAGGTCAATTGACCCTTTTGTTCGTACTTAAACATTTCACGGCGAAGGCAATTTTTAATGGCACGGAACTGCCCAAAAACCTACCACCACACCAAGTGACCTTGAGCTTAGGTCAAGTGGTCTATCCCCTAGGGCCGGTgtgatttgaattttgagggagatttttaaGATTAATGGATGGAGAGGTAtatatagagaaaatttattgaataccGTGTCTAGGAATTTTGagatcccaaaacgaacaaggccctAGTGATAAGATTCAAGGGTAGGATTATGGGCACGAGTTGATACTAATACATAATCGATCCTTAACAatatactccct is a window encoding:
- the LOC131310151 gene encoding protein TIME FOR COFFEE isoform X4, with the translated sequence MDRNREARKSTMAASANGLSRRRHRTNSLRDSPEEDGGPMELTEATARLRDRGVKKDRDRERLSRNRKRRGGGDRLSGVGEESSEESVNDEEEDDYDDERVGGGGGMRMYPPTVPSSNQPAAAAALGNNNHNQYVNRKSFPPAVVTANVARPGWKPADQVIGFTVPRKARSASGKRPQECSISGSGVGTEQINRQTSTSPVRLTPSPSPVSPPSSSNASVRKKMKPNNNNNNGLKPRPPKSASKPASSNPEELEIEIAEVLYGMMTQSHNNSSSKKDVVGSDSVSLDAREMNNNSNKSRVSSPISNSTSQLPQNSSSSAAPLSAVAPKRKRPRQVSDNLGSSFSVRHGPISSMTKVEVDLPPKKEISSPTVGSAAENGGVPLDFANSQVGPPPSELPDSSRDVGLAKEEAAVTSPKKESPAVRPDSDREIATVTEAEPTISTFESKREEKFEIDLMAPPPQMRSSPEREGEINFGSVLEQKPLTRNKEGENAVKSGREEAVNAEPEQKRAKVTVEEGESERKPVLVNKERKINLQLNLEKHERDVKLNPDVHKPQQQQQPKPVKDELPHSEKIAQSGSVPLPMSVASWPGGLPPMGTYMAPLRGVVSMDGNTVSPAPIQPLFSHPRPKRCATHCYIARNIHYLQQFMKMNPFWPPAAGSAASLFGAKPCNLNLMPSAELQGNNAGKILNSVQEKGQGLSIFPSQSAKDKGSQANNIADAQRKQQQIMLQQALPPGAPSNILHGPAFIFPLNQQQAAAAAAAASVRPGSVKPPTSSGNVAASTASTSASVSGSTTAPPAATAVTFSYPNMPASETQFLAILQNNPYPFPIPSVGAPPTYRGTQAQAMPFFNGSFYSSQMMHPAQLQQQQQQQQLSAQQQNTSSGSSSSQKHLHSQQQQQQQQQQQRPQGSSGNNLHNFPAPKKTNQHMTNAEVGGEDSPSTADSRVSRASKGVYSQNFAAMSMPIHTQNFALMSPAPLSVLGGAASGGGNQGEKKQQQQQQQQGLKAGVESITPQTFAMSFGSMSGVDMSSVAQNHAMLQSLPDSTRHSIQMMAVAQAANQKKNFRVSEEAKTASAIGDTSTNPDEEKKNSTVKPPSTVGQQSIVFSRTDVPDSISSASLRATRTSSTPNAMATANAPPNSPLQAQLQFQQHQQVMHQLQKQHQQQQQQLVAAAAAVRNKTPSTSNGSVYSDHLASSAKIPNGLSNFQQNLVQNSSSSSSQSHQWKNSLKTASQVPSTTSSLKNPPPQQQNRTQHNQTQISFGGTQKQATPPPPQGQQAANSHHAPSPPMAVGSPTTSSISKGASASPRTTTTPASAASRSAQPSALSSQPPKNSASVGSRNVSSVLSNSHVTNSHVTSFSNTSAKPQMQQQQQQMLISHFMQTQAANQQPFYLQRRIFEQSKPVSSATSSSTGMLSLCSPTTGSNASTSDAKAVAASATSAVASNLKGGASPSQGILHSAVPPGFAYVHAVPSTGQVKPAEQKQPAA
- the LOC131310151 gene encoding protein TIME FOR COFFEE isoform X3 yields the protein MDRNREARKSTMAASANGLSRRRHRTNSLRDSPEEDGGPMELTEATARLRDRGVKKDRDRERLSRNRKRRGGGDRLSGVGEESSEESVNDEEEDDYDDERVGGGGGMRMYPPTVPSSNQPAAAAALGNNNHNQYVNRKSFPPAVVTANVARPGWKPADQVIGFTVPRKARSASGKRPQECSISGSGVGTEQINRQTSTSPVRLTPSPSPVSPPSSSNASVRKKMKPNNNNNNGLKPRPPKSASKPASSNPEELEIEIAEVLYGMMTQSHNNSSSKKDVVGSDSVSLDAREMNNNSNKSRVSSPISNSTSQLPQNSSSSAAPLSAVAPKRKRPRQVSDNLGSSFSVRHGPISSMTKVEVDLPPKKEISSPTVGSAAENGGVPLDFANSQVGPPPSELPDSSRDVGLAKEEAAVTSPKKESPAVRPDSDREIATVTEAEPTISTFESKREEKFEIDLMAPPPQMRSSPEREGEINFGSVLEQKPLTRNKEGENAVKSGREEAVNAEPEQKRAKVTVEEGESERKPVLVNKERKINLQLNLEKHERDVKLNPDVHKPQQQQQPKPVKDELPHSEKIAQSGSVPLPMSVASWPGGLPPMGTYMAPLRGVVSMDGNTVSPAPIQPLFSHPRPKRCATHCYIARNIHYLQQFMKMNPFWPPAAGSAASLFGAKPCNLNLMPSAELQGNNAGKILNSVQEKGQGLSIFPSQSAKDKGSQANNIADAQRKQQQIMLQQALPPGAPSNILHGPAFIFPLNQQQAAAAAAAASVRPGSVKPPTSSGNVAASTASTSASVSGSTTAPPAATAVTFSYPNMPASETQFLAILQNNPYPFPIPSVGAPPTYRGTQAQAMPFFNGSFYSSQMMHPAQLQQQQQQQQLSAQQQNTSSGSSSSQKHLHSQQQQQQQQQQQRPQGSSGNNLHNFPAPKKTNQHMTNAEVGGEDSPSTADSRVSRASKGVYSQNFAAMSMPIHTQNFALMSPAPLSVLGGAASGGGNQGEKKQQQQQQQQGLKAGVESITPQTFAMSFGSMSGVDMSSVAQNHAMLQSLPDSTRHSIQMMAVAQAANQKKNFRVSEEAKTASAIGDTSTNPDEEKKNSTVKPPSTVGQQSIVFSRTDVPDSISSASLRATRTSSTPNAMATANAPPNSPLQAQLQFQQHQQVMHQLQKQHQQQQQQLVAAAAAVRNKTPSTSNGSVYSDHLASSAKIPNGLSNFQQNLVQNSSSSSSQSHQWKNSLKTASQVPSTTSSLKNPPPQQQNRTQHNQTQISFGGTQKQATPPPPQGQQAANSHHAPSPPMAVGSPTTSSISKGASASPRTTTTPASAASRSAQPSALSSQPPKNSASVGSRNVSSVLSNSHVTNSHVTSFSNTSAKPQMQQQQQQMLISHFMQTQAANQQPFYLQRRIFEQSKPVSSATSSSTGMLSLCSPTTGSNASTSDAKAVAASATSAVASNLKGGASPSQGILHSAVPPGFAYVHAVPSTGQVKPAEQKQPAGIP
- the LOC131310151 gene encoding protein TIME FOR COFFEE isoform X1 encodes the protein MDRNREARKSTMAASANGLSRRRHRTNSLRDSPEEDGGPMELTEATARLRDRGVKKDRDRERLSRNRKRRGGGDRLSGVGEESSEESVNDEEEDDYDDERVGGGGGMRMYPPTVPSSNQPAAAAALGNNNHNQYVNRKSFPPAVVTANVARPGWKPADQVIGFTVPRKARSASGKRPQECSISGSGVGTEQINRQTSTSPVRLTPSPSPVSPPSSSNASVRKKMKPNNNNNNGLKPRPPKSASKPASSNPEELEIEIAEVLYGMMTQSHNNSSSKKDVVGSDSVSLDAREMNNNSNKSRVSSPISNSTSQLPQNSSSSAAPLSAVAPKRKRPRQVSDNLGSSFSVRHGPISSMTKVEVDLPPKKEISSPTVGSAAENGGVPLDFANSQVGPPPSELPDSSRDVGLAKEEAAVTSPKKESPAVRPDSDREIATVTEAEPTISTFESKREEKFEIDLMAPPPQMRSSPEREGEINFGSVLEQKPLTRNKEGENAVKSGREEAVNAEPEQKRAKVTVEEGESERKPVLVNKERKINLQLNLEKHERDVKLNPDVHKPQQQQQPKPVKDELPHSEKIAQSGSVPLPMSVASWPGGLPPMGTYMAPLRGVVSMDGNTVSPAPIQPLFSHPRPKRCATHCYIARNIHYLQQFMKMNPFWPPAAGSAASLFGAKPCNLNLMPSAELQGNNAGKILNSVQEKGQGLSIFPSQSAKDKGSQANNIADAQRKQQQIMLQQALPPGAPSNILHGPAFIFPLNQQQAAAAAAAASVRPGSVKPPTSSGNVAASTASTSASVSGSTTAPPAATAVTFSYPNMPASETQFLAILQNNPYPFPIPSVGAPPTYRGTQAQAMPFFNGSFYSSQMMHPAQLQQQQQQQQLSAQQQNTSSGSSSSQKHLHSQQQQQQQQQQQRPQGSSGNNLHNFPAPKKTNQHMTNAEVGGEDSPSTADSRVSRASKGVYSQNFAAMSMPIHTQNFALMSPAPLSVLGGAASGGGNQGEKKQQQQQQQQGLKAGVESITPQTFAMSFGSMSGVDMSSVAQNHAMLQSLPDSTRHSIQMMAVAQAANQKKNFRVSEEAKTASAIGDTSTNPDEEKKNSTVKPPSTVGQQSIVFSRTDVPDSISSASLRATRTSSTPNAMATANAPPNSPLQAQLQFQQHQQVMHQLQKQHQQQQQQLVAAAAAVRNKTPSTSNGSVYSDHLASSAKIPNGLSNFQQNLVQNSSSSSSQSHQWKNSLKTASQVPSTTSSLKNPPPQQQNRTQHNQTQISFGGTQKQATPPPPQGQQAANSHHAPSPPMAVGSPTTSSISKGASASPRTTTTPASAASRSAQPSALSSQPPKNSASVGSRNVSSVLSNSHVTNSHVTSFSNTSAKPQMQQQQQQMLISHFMQTQAANQQPFYLQRRIFEQSKPVSSATSSSTGMLSLCSPTTGSNASTSDAKAVAASATSAVASNLKGGASPSQGILHSAVPPGFAYVHAVPSTGQVKPAEQKQPAGNRDSLTRK